The following is a genomic window from Adhaeribacter radiodurans.
ACATAAAGATAACAATGGCATTACGCCGGGTTAAAACCCCGGTTACACCAATAACAAAAAGTGCAGTACTAAAAAACAGATAATAATTTAAGGGTATTGTCCGGATTACCTCAGGTATTTGATCCATGGGCAAATGATAGAAGCGTTAGCTATAAGGTTTACTTTCTCCACGAAGCCGCAAAGTTACGTCATTTTTAATAAAAGCATAATTTATCTCCTATCTTCTTTTGTAAAAGCTTTGCGGTAGTAAATCTACTTTTAATGGCAGTGTTTCTGATTGTAATTTTATTAATGTATAAAATCCCTCCATATAATTAATGAAAAGACGTTGAATTGAAGAGGTTAGTTAAAGGTATATAATAAGATTTAAGAAAAATAAAAGGGATTGTGCTCTACAATCCCTTTTATTTTTCTATTGAATCAATCTATAATCAATTTAAAAATGACGTTCCCCAATTTCCTTTTTTCCTAACATTACGGCGCCTACCATAGCTACCAAAAATAATACGGATGCTAATTCAAATGGTAACAGGTAATTCTTAAATAAGACCTTACCTAAATTTTCTACCATGCCAATTTGGGAGTTAAAAGTATCCGGATTGTAGCTTCCAGTAGGAGCATCTTTTAAAGCGGCCACCATCACTACTAATAACATACCCCCAGAAATTACCCCTGCCACTTTTACTAAAGCAGATTTATGCCGTTCTGTTTCCTTGTTCAGGTTTAAGAACATAATCACAAACAAGAACAAAACCATAATGGCACCGGCATAAACAATAATATTTACTGCCGCTAAAAACTGTGCATTTAGTAAAATATAATGCCCGGATAGAGAAAAAAAAGTAAGAATCAGGAACAATACACTGTAAACAGGATTCCGGGAAAATACCACTCCTAATGCAGCAATGAGAGTTAGAAAAGTTAAGAAATAAAAAAGGCTACCAGTCATAATTTATTTTATAGTTTGTAGTTGATTGTCTAGGGTTAATAGACTATCAACTATAAAAATTTAGAAAACTGTGGACTTTGGACTATCGTCTATGGTCTACTAATAACGATATTTAATGTTTTCTTTAGAATTACCCGCATCCAATGGTTCCAGTAAGCGGTCTTTACCATAAATAAACTCGTCACGCTCGTAACGGGGAGGAGCCATTTTATTGTTCTGTAAAAACACCGCTTCCTTCGGGCATGCTTCTTCGCATAGACCGCAGAAAATGCAACGTAACATATTTATTTCGTAGGTTACCGCATACTTTTCTTCGCGATATAAATGTTCTTCGCCTTTTTTGCGTTCGCCGGCTACCATGGTAATAGCTTCGGCCGGACAAGCAACCGCACATAAACCACAGGCAGTGCAACGTTCCCGATTTTTTTCATCGCGGCGCAAAACGTGCAAACCCCGAAACTCTTTACCAATAGGGCGCTGTTGTTCCGGATATTGTATTGTTGCTTTCTTTTTAAAGAAGTGGCGCATGGTAATAGAAAGCCCTTGGAAAACAGCCGGCAAATACATTTTTTCGGCTATTGTCATTGGCTTTTTCTCTACCAATTTTGCTCTATTTGATAAGGGTTGCATAAAATTTTATAACAATTTAGATGCTGATGTCTGAAATAATATAACAGACGGTATTGAGTAATCTGTTTTAGCAACGGAGCGGAAAATTACCAGCCCAATTTCTCGCCTAGCAAAATACCTCCACCTGTTAAAACAATATTTAAAATAGCAAGCGGGATTAAAACTTTCCATCCCAGGTTCATCAACTGGTCGTAGCGGAAACGCGGTAAAGTCCAACGTACCCACATAAAGAAGAAGATAAAAAAGAAAATCTTCGCAAATAAAACTACTGTTCCTAAAATAGTAACAATGTTATGCGCTAATTGTGGGTCTTTGGAAATATTAGCTTCCAGCCAATCCATACCCGGAAAATTAAAACCACCAAAGTACAAAGTGCTCATTACCGCAGAGGCTACAAAAATGTTAATGTACTCCGCGAATAAATAAAGACCCAGTTTCATGGAAGAATATTCGGTATGGTAGCCACCAATTAATTCGGTTTCGCATTCCGGTAAGTCAAAGGGGGTACGGTTAGTTTCGGCAAATGCACAGACCAGGAAAATAATAAATCCTAACGGCTGGTACCAAATATTCCAATTAAAACCGTGTTGCTGCAATGAAATCTCGCGTAACGATAAGGTGCCAGTCATCATTAAAATAGCAATAATGGAAAGACCCATCGCCAATTCGTACGAAATGTTCTGGGAGGCAGCCCG
Proteins encoded in this region:
- a CDS encoding NADH-quinone oxidoreductase subunit J family protein, producing MTGSLFYFLTFLTLIAALGVVFSRNPVYSVLFLILTFFSLSGHYILLNAQFLAAVNIIVYAGAIMVLFLFVIMFLNLNKETERHKSALVKVAGVISGGMLLVVMVAALKDAPTGSYNPDTFNSQIGMVENLGKVLFKNYLLPFELASVLFLVAMVGAVMLGKKEIGERHF
- a CDS encoding NuoI/complex I 23 kDa subunit family protein, translating into MTIAEKMYLPAVFQGLSITMRHFFKKKATIQYPEQQRPIGKEFRGLHVLRRDEKNRERCTACGLCAVACPAEAITMVAGERKKGEEHLYREEKYAVTYEINMLRCIFCGLCEEACPKEAVFLQNNKMAPPRYERDEFIYGKDRLLEPLDAGNSKENIKYRY
- the nuoH gene encoding NADH-quinone oxidoreductase subunit NuoH, which produces MPILAIQAIIIITIFGITLLIATYSTYAERKVAAFLQDRIGPNRAGPFGLAQPLADAVKMFFKEEFIPAKSNKWLFIAGPSLAMLTACMSSAVIPFGNTLRFEGLPEIRLQAIEVNIGMLYIFGVVSLGVYGVMIGGWASNNKFSLLGAVRAASQNISYELAMGLSIIAILMMTGTLSLREISLQQHGFNWNIWYQPLGFIIFLVCAFAETNRTPFDLPECETELIGGYHTEYSSMKLGLYLFAEYINIFVASAVMSTLYFGGFNFPGMDWLEANISKDPQLAHNIVTILGTVVLFAKIFFFIFFFMWVRWTLPRFRYDQLMNLGWKVLIPLAILNIVLTGGGILLGEKLGW